The sequence CTCCTAACCCACAGTAGGCTCCTGGAGTATCTATAAAGGTTATAATAGGTCTCTTGAACTTTCCTGCCTGCTTCATAAGCCTTAATGCTTTTCTATAACCTTCAGGGTGAGACATGCCAAAATTTCTTTTTATGTTTTCTTTTGTATCTTTTCCCTTTTGATGACCAATTACTGTTACAGGAATATCATTTAGTTTTCCTATACCTCCTATTATTGCACTATCATCTCCATAGTATCTATCTCCATGAAGCTCTACAAAATTTGATATCAAGCCCTTTATATAATCCATAGTAGTAGGTCTTTCTTGTAATCTAGCTATTTTTACCTTATGCCATGGAGAGAGGCTTTCATAATTCTCTTTTTTTATTTTTTCAAGCTTTTTTGTTAATATATCTATTTCATGAGATAGGTTTACATCATACTCCTGAGAAAATTTCTTTAATTCTATAATTTTATTTTCAAGCTCTATAATTGGCCTTTCAAAGTCTAGATTATCGTTCATCAATCTCACCACCTGATGAATGAATATTTAAAATCTGATATAATGTAGCCTTCATATCTTTTCTAGGAACGATTTTATCTATAAAACCTTTTTCTAATAAAAACTCTGCTCTTTGAAAGCCTTCTGGTAGCTTTTGCTTAATAGTTTGTTCAATAACCCTAGGGCCAGCAAATGCAATTAATGCCTCAGGCTCAGCAATGATTATATCTCCTAACATTGCAAAGCTAGCAGTTACTCCTCCTGTTGTGGGATTTGTTAAGACAGAAATATATAGTAGCCCTTCATCTGATAATCTTCCTAGGGCAGCTGAAGTTTTAACCATTTGCATAAGAGATAGTATGCCTTCCTGCATCCTTGCACCTCCAGATGCAGAAACTATAATAACTGGTAATCTCTTTTCAATTGCCTTTTCTATGGCTCTCGTAATCTTTTCTCCAACTACAGATCCCATGCTTCCCATCATGAAGTTAGGATCCATAACACATATCACACAGTCTTCATCCATTATTTTTCCTTCACCAGTAATAACAGCTTCTTTTTCTCCTGTCTTTTTTATTGCCGTATTTACTTTTTCATTATATTCAGGAAAATCTAGTGGATTAACTGTTTTCATGTATATATCATATTCTATAAATGTATTATTATCTATAAGCTCATTTATTCTCTCTCTTGCACTAACTCTAACCTGTTTACTTTGCCTATTAGTATCTATGTTATTCTTTAAATCCTCTAATTTATAAAGTGCTTTTTCATTATTATCATTCTTGTATAGTGTTATAGTTGCATATTTCTTTTTTTGAAAGAGATCTTTAATCACTGACATCTCTCCTCTCTGCTATGACTCATCATTAAATATTTCTCTTTCTATAAACGAAGTATCTATTTTATTAGCTATAAATCTTTTATTATTTATTATTTTCTTTTGAAACTCAATATTTGTCTCTATTCCTGTAATTGTCATTTCGTCTAAGGCTCTTCTCATTCTGCTAATGGCCTCATCTCTGTCCTTTCCCCATACAATTAATTTTCCTATCATGGAATCATAAGTAGGGGGAATTGGATAGCCACTATAGACATGACTATCCAACCTAACACAGTATCCTCCAGGTGGAAAGAATCCTTCTATCTGACCTGGAGAGGGTCTGAAATTTGCTTTAGGATCTTCTGCATTTATTCTACATTCAATTGCATGCCCATTTATATTAATTTGATCCTGAGTAATATCTAGCCTTTCTCCATATCCTATTTTTATCTGCTCCTTTATCAGGTCTACTCCAGTAATAAGCTCCGTCACAGGATGCTCCACCTGTATTCTTGTGTTCATCTCTAGAAAGTAAAAGTTATTGTATTTGTCTAATAAAAATTCTATGGTTCCTGCGTTTTCGTAGTTTACAGCTTTAGCAGCTTTTATTGCTGCTTCTCCCATCTTGTTTCTTAAGTCATAGTCCATTACCACACATGGGGCCTCTTCTAGTACCTTTTGATTTCTTCTTTGAAGGGAACAGTCTCTTTCCCCAAGATGAACTACATTACCATAAGAGTCTCCTAGAATTTGAAATTCAATATGCCTAGGCTCTTCAATGAATTTTTCTACATACATAGCATCATCATTAAAGGCAGCTAAAGCCTCTGATTTTGCCATGTTAAATTTGTCTACAAACACATCCTCATTTTGAACAAGTCTCATTCCTCTTCCACCACCACCGCTGGCGGCCTTAACCATAACTGGAAACCCTATTTCCTTAGCTATAAATAATGCTTCCAGTGGGTCGTTTGTAGCACTTTCTGAGCCTGGAACTACAGGCACCCCTGCATCTATCATGGTCTTTCTGGCTTGAGATTTGTTCCCCATTTTTTCTATATGCTCTTTTCTAGGACCAATGAATTTAATACCATTAGCTTCACAGGCGTCTACTAGGTCTGGATTTTCTGAAAGAAACCCATATCCAGGATGTATGGCTTCAGATTTTGTAACTAGTGCTGCACTTATAATATTATCTATATTTAAATAGCTTTTCTTTGATGGTGCAGGTCCTATACATATTGCCTCATCTGCCATATGAACATGGACAGAATCTTTATCTATTTCAGAATATATTGCCACAGTCCTTATGCCCATTTCTTTACATGTTCTAATAATTCTAACTGCAATCTCACCTCTATTGGCAATGAGTATTTTTCTAAACATATTAGGACCTCCTTATCCTTATTAAAGGCTGTCCATACTCTACTATATCTTCATTGTTTACTAATATCTCAATAATTTCTCCTGAAGTTTCGCATTCTATTTCATTCATTATTTTCATAGCTTCAATAATGCATAAAGTTTGACCTTGCTCCACTTTGTCTCCAACCTTTACAAAGGGCTCTGATTCAGGGCTAGGACTGCTATAAAAAGTGCCTACAATAGGAGATTTTACGTTGTAGATGCTATCATCTTGATTAAAACTCTTACCATTTTCTTTATTGTCAGAGCTGTCGCTCTTTAACTCCATAGAATTTTCTAAGTCACTATTTTTTTCTATGCTAGCCATATCCTTATTGTCTTTACTTATCTTTTTGCTAACTCTTCCTTCACCTTTTGTTATCATGATTCTTATGTCGCTTTTTTCTATTTCAACCTTTTCTATATTTGTCTTGTCTATAGCTACAATCAAGTCTTTGATATCTTTTATATCCACCAGTATCCCACTCCTTATTTTAATATCGGCTATTAGTACCTAGTACTATTATTTAATATTATAACATAATCTTAGTATGTAATGCAATTATTAAACTATAAAATCATTTAGCGAAAATCTTCTACTTAGTATCAGATAAACAGAAAATAAAAAACCTCTTATATATAAGAGGCTCTTTATAATCCATTATATTAATCTCTCATTTTCATTATCTGAACCAATTCTTTTGTTTTTTCTAAGGAGATTTCTCCAAATGGAGACTTGTTCTCTCTTACTGCCGTTCCAAAATGATAGTCTCTTGCATTGGTTTTTTCCATAATAACCGCTATGTTTTGAAGGTTAAGCCCTCCCCCTAGAATTATATTTATATGGCTTGCACTTGATATCATCTTCTTAATAACTTCAATATTATTCTCTATATTCCCTTTCCCTCCTGCTGTAAGTACATTTGTGATTTGAGGGTATTTTGATAATATTTTTATTCCCCTTGGAGGATCAGCCAGCTCATCTATAGCTTTATGAAAAGTTACATCTAACCCATTGCATACTGAAAGCAGCTCTGATAGATGTTCTTCACAGATTTCATTGTTTTCATTTAACACTCCTAGTACTACTCCATTTGCTTTTAAAGATTTAGCCACTAGAATGTCTTCCTTCATTAACTGTATTTCTTCATATGTATAGATAAAAGATTTTGCATGTGGTCTTATCATTACATTGACTGGTATCTTTACTGATTGGACTACATTTTTAATTAATGCGTAGCTTGGAGTAAGTCCTCCCTCTGTTAATGCGCTTACTAATTCAATTCTACTAGCTCCTGATTTTTCAATTCTTATCGCATCCTCGATAGTAGTTGCTATTATCTCCAGCATTTGTATTCCCCCAAATATCTAAATTGTATGCAGAATAAGAAAATCTCATATACTGAATTCTATTTATTTGTCCTTTGCCTGTACCTTATATTGTTGATAAATAGTTGTATTTCCAGACTTGTTAGCTATATATAGCTTTGGACCTTCCTTATGAGTAGCTACCGCAAACGTAAACTCAACATTTGTACCCACTCCCCACTCACCTTCTCTGTTCATACAGACTATTGAGATGGCACCTGCCTTGCCTCTTCTCTTCTCTAGTACTTGACTAAATTCATACACCACTTTTTCTGCTGCCTTCTGTGGATGTAATCCCTCTTTCATTAGCCTAACAACTTCATATGACATACAGCCCTTCATTATATCTTCTCCAAGACCAGTAGCTACTGCTCCTCCTATTTCACTGTCTCCATAGAAGCCTGAGCCTGGAATTGGAGAATCCCCTACCCTTCCTCTTCTTTTCATAAACAATCCGCTAGTAGAAGTACCCGTTACTAAGTTTTTGCTTTTATCAATACATACCATTCCAACAGTATCATGTCCATCATAAGGGCTTAGATTTTTATCTTTCATTTCTATTTTTCTTTTTTCCCAGGCTTTTTTTGCTTCATCTGTAAGCATATCTTTTCTTTCAAATCCTTTTTCCTGAGCATATTCCTCTGCTCCAGTGCCTACTAAAAAAATATTGAACCTTTCTTTACTAAGGCTTCTGGCAATGGATATAGGGTTTTTAAAGTTTTTAATCCCACATACTGCTCCTACAGAAAGAGTACTACCATCCATAAAAGCTGCGTCTAATTCAACCTCACATTTTTCGTTTGGCAATCCTCCATATCCTACTGATGTGTAAAGTGGGTTATCCTCTACAATTTTAATTGCCTCCTCTATAGAATCAGCTGAACTTAATCCTTTTTGAAGCATAAGGGAGGCTTGGCTTACCCCTTCATAAGCCATCTCCCAGGTTGCAATGATTCCCCAGCTCATAAATATCAACTCCTTATCATTTCATTAACATTATTTATTATCTAATATCATTATCTCCCTAAAGCTGTATCTTGTCCATAAGTAGATTAGCAAACTCTATTTCTGCAAGTCTCCTATGTAGTAGCTACGAAATCCTTCTATGTGAGATAGGGTCCTTCTCTTGCCTCCAGCATAGCAAAAAAGGACTCTTTAGAAGCCCTCTTTTGTATTCTATATATTATTTTCTATTTAAAATTAAGTTTAAAACTATACCTACTATTGCTGCAAAGCTTAGTCCTGATATTTTAACTGCTTCACTTACAGGTATTCCTATAGTTATTCCAAATTTCTTCTCTATAATTCCACTTCCAAGACCTAAGATTAATATTACTGACATAACTATTATGTTCTTTACATTGAACTCTACTTTGCTGTTTTTTATGGTCTTAACCCCTATTATAGAAATCATGCTAAAGAGCATTAAGCTAATGCCACCCATTACTGCTGCTGGTATAGAAGTCAATAATGCGCCTACCTTTGATACTAAACCTAAGCCTATGGCAAAGACTGCTGCTAATCTCAGTATTGAAGGATCATAGTTCTTAGTTAAAGCAAGTACTCCTGTATTTTCCCCATAAGTTGTATTTGCAGGTCCCCCAATAAATGCTGCAACCATTGTTGCTAATCCGTCTCCTAAAAGCGTTCTATTTAAGCCTGGGTCTTCGATGAAGTTTTTCCCTACTACTTGTCCGTTAGTAGTTATATCTCCTAAGTGCTCCATAAATACTGCTAATACTACTGGTGCAATTATTGCTATGGCACCTAAATCAAATTTAGGGAAGCTAAATTCAGGCAGTGCTACTAATGAAGCCTCTTTTACTACATCTACATTAACTATTCCGAG comes from Proteiniborus sp. DW1 and encodes:
- a CDS encoding acetyl-CoA carboxylase biotin carboxylase subunit — its product is MFRKILIANRGEIAVRIIRTCKEMGIRTVAIYSEIDKDSVHVHMADEAICIGPAPSKKSYLNIDNIISAALVTKSEAIHPGYGFLSENPDLVDACEANGIKFIGPRKEHIEKMGNKSQARKTMIDAGVPVVPGSESATNDPLEALFIAKEIGFPVMVKAASGGGGRGMRLVQNEDVFVDKFNMAKSEALAAFNDDAMYVEKFIEEPRHIEFQILGDSYGNVVHLGERDCSLQRRNQKVLEEAPCVVMDYDLRNKMGEAAIKAAKAVNYENAGTIEFLLDKYNNFYFLEMNTRIQVEHPVTELITGVDLIKEQIKIGYGERLDITQDQININGHAIECRINAEDPKANFRPSPGQIEGFFPPGGYCVRLDSHVYSGYPIPPTYDSMIGKLIVWGKDRDEAISRMRRALDEMTITGIETNIEFQKKIINNKRFIANKIDTSFIEREIFNDES
- a CDS encoding uracil-xanthine permease family protein — translated: MVENVMKNKEQTRLSDNLLANSKKVILAMQHLIAMFGATVLVPILTGFSPSVALFTAGVGTLIFHLCTKGKVPAFLGSSFAFIPLILTVKELYNGDLAYAQGGMVVAGLIYVIMSLLIKKIGVEKIQKVLSPQVVGPMIMVIGLNLIPTAFGMAGENMLVAGITLGVALLINFKGKGFIKQLAILIGVITGYLVSLRLGIVNVDVVKEASLVALPEFSFPKFDLGAIAIIAPVVLAVFMEHLGDITTNGQVVGKNFIEDPGLNRTLLGDGLATMVAAFIGGPANTTYGENTGVLALTKNYDPSILRLAAVFAIGLGLVSKVGALLTSIPAAVMGGISLMLFSMISIIGVKTIKNSKVEFNVKNIIVMSVILILGLGSGIIEKKFGITIGIPVSEAVKISGLSFAAIVGIVLNLILNRK
- a CDS encoding acetyl-CoA carboxylase carboxyltransferase subunit alpha, with the protein product MNDNLDFERPIIELENKIIELKKFSQEYDVNLSHEIDILTKKLEKIKKENYESLSPWHKVKIARLQERPTTMDYIKGLISNFVELHGDRYYGDDSAIIGGIGKLNDIPVTVIGHQKGKDTKENIKRNFGMSHPEGYRKALRLMKQAGKFKRPIITFIDTPGAYCGLGAEERGQGEAIALNLIEMSRLKVPIIAIVIGEGGSGGALALGVGDRVCMLENSIYSVISPEGLSSILWKDTTLAQKAADIMKLTSQDLLRLNIVDYIIREPLGGAHKDVEFVVDSIRKYLLDEFSVLMKLDTKELLEKRYNKFRKIGAWE
- a CDS encoding copper homeostasis protein CutC yields the protein MLEIIATTIEDAIRIEKSGASRIELVSALTEGGLTPSYALIKNVVQSVKIPVNVMIRPHAKSFIYTYEEIQLMKEDILVAKSLKANGVVLGVLNENNEICEEHLSELLSVCNGLDVTFHKAIDELADPPRGIKILSKYPQITNVLTAGGKGNIENNIEVIKKMISSASHINIILGGGLNLQNIAVIMEKTNARDYHFGTAVRENKSPFGEISLEKTKELVQIMKMRD
- the accB gene encoding acetyl-CoA carboxylase biotin carboxyl carrier protein — encoded protein: MDIKDIKDLIVAIDKTNIEKVEIEKSDIRIMITKGEGRVSKKISKDNKDMASIEKNSDLENSMELKSDSSDNKENGKSFNQDDSIYNVKSPIVGTFYSSPSPESEPFVKVGDKVEQGQTLCIIEAMKIMNEIECETSGEIIEILVNNEDIVEYGQPLIRIRRS
- a CDS encoding N(4)-(beta-N-acetylglucosaminyl)-L-asparaginase yields the protein MSWGIIATWEMAYEGVSQASLMLQKGLSSADSIEEAIKIVEDNPLYTSVGYGGLPNEKCEVELDAAFMDGSTLSVGAVCGIKNFKNPISIARSLSKERFNIFLVGTGAEEYAQEKGFERKDMLTDEAKKAWEKRKIEMKDKNLSPYDGHDTVGMVCIDKSKNLVTGTSTSGLFMKRRGRVGDSPIPGSGFYGDSEIGGAVATGLGEDIMKGCMSYEVVRLMKEGLHPQKAAEKVVYEFSQVLEKRRGKAGAISIVCMNREGEWGVGTNVEFTFAVATHKEGPKLYIANKSGNTTIYQQYKVQAKDK
- the accD gene encoding acetyl-CoA carboxylase, carboxyltransferase subunit beta; protein product: MIKDLFQKKKYATITLYKNDNNEKALYKLEDLKNNIDTNRQSKQVRVSARERINELIDNNTFIEYDIYMKTVNPLDFPEYNEKVNTAIKKTGEKEAVITGEGKIMDEDCVICVMDPNFMMGSMGSVVGEKITRAIEKAIEKRLPVIIVSASGGARMQEGILSLMQMVKTSAALGRLSDEGLLYISVLTNPTTGGVTASFAMLGDIIIAEPEALIAFAGPRVIEQTIKQKLPEGFQRAEFLLEKGFIDKIVPRKDMKATLYQILNIHSSGGEIDER